In Ficedula albicollis isolate OC2 chromosome 19, FicAlb1.5, whole genome shotgun sequence, one DNA window encodes the following:
- the MRPS23 gene encoding 28S ribosomal protein S23, mitochondrial — CCCLCAPDLAAESKLFPFLSRRFYQVYGNGPRPFDLTQLNFKSTCQRFVEKYNELKEEGKIEEEKLFEETGKALLASGILLQRRGVDKVAQQEQQSAGSRDPALQLQLQSVLEELQEKRKDRQEQPPELAGTQKENPHPS, encoded by the exons TGCTGTTGTCTGTGTGCTCCTGATTTAGCTGCAGAATCTAAACTGTTCCCTTTCCTGAGCAGGAGGTTTTACCAGGTTTATGGCAATGGCCCCAGACCTTTCGACCTGACACAGTTAAACTTCAAATCCACTTGCCAGAG GTTTGTTGAGAAATACAATGAGctgaaggaagaagggaaaattgAAGAGGAGAAGTTGTttgaagagacaggaaaagcCCTTTTAGCCAGTGGGATCCTTTTACAGAGAAGAGGAGTAGATAAA gtggcccagcaggagcagcagagtgctggaTCCAGGGATCCTGccttgcagctgcagctgcagagtgtgctggaggagctgcaggagaagaggaaggacaggcaggagcagccaccagagctggcagggacacagaaggagaatccccatccctcctga